Proteins from one Gossypium raimondii isolate GPD5lz chromosome 8, ASM2569854v1, whole genome shotgun sequence genomic window:
- the LOC105791668 gene encoding putative expansin-B2 — protein sequence MAFTTLGNMCSLLAFGVTFSVLFNGCFGFYPKLLNVSLAASEYDWSPAGATWYGSPTGAGSDGGSCGYGGSVSQAPFSSLVSAGGPSLYKSGKGCGACYEVKCTSNSACSGNAATVVITDECPGCVSESVHFDLSGTSFGAMAKSGQAEKLRDAGVLQIQYRKVECNYPGTTIAFHVDAGSNPNYFATLIEYEDGDGDLASVDLKQALDTDTWQPMQQSWGAVWKLDAGSRLRAPFSIKLTSLDSRNTIVATGVIPAGWEPGKTYRSVVNFKV from the exons ATGGCTTTCACTACTCTTGGAAACATGTGCTCCCTCTTAGCTTTTGGAGTCACATTTTCAGTTTTATTTAACGGTTGCTTTGGATTCTACCCTAAGCTCCTTAATGTCTCATTGGCAGCATCTGAGTATGATTGGTCCCCAGCCGGCGCTACATGGTATGGCAGCCCCACAGGGGCTGGAAGTGATG GTGGATCTTGTGGCTATGGAGGAAGTGTGTCGCAAGCGCCATTTTCGTCATTGGTATCGGCTGGAGGCCCTTCTCTGTACAAATCTGGCAAAGGATGCGGTGCCTGTTATGAG GTAAAATGCACGAGTAATTCAGCCTGTTCGGGAAACGCTGCGACCGTAGTAATCACAGATGAATGCCCCGGCTGTGTTTCAGAGTCGGTTCATTTCGATTTAAGTGGTACTTCTTTTGGTGCCATGGCTAAGTCTGGTCAGGCTGAGAAGCTCCGTGATGCTGGGGTCTTGCAAATTCAATATAGAAA AGTTGAATGTAACTATCCTGGAACGACCATTGCATTCCACGTCGATGCGGGTTCCAACCCTAACTATTTCGCCACCCTAATTGAATACGAAGATGGAGATGGTGACCTTGCCTCGGTTGACCTGAAACAGGCGCTTGACACTGACACCTGGCAACCCATGCAACAATCCTGGGGTGCTGTCTGGAAACTCGACGCCGGTTCCCGGTTGCGGGCTCCCTTCTCTATCAAGCTAACCTCACTCGACTCTCGCAACACCATTGTGGCCACCGGTGTGATTCCGGCGGGATGGGAGCCTGGGAAAACCTATAGATCGGTTGTTAATTTTAAAGTCTAA